The DNA segment TTTGACGAACGGAATCTGCCTCAGATCGCTCTCGAAACGCGTGTTCTTGTTGAACTGGAAACTAACCCGGGGCATTTCCGAGGCTTCGGATAGTGTAGCCACTCAGACGCCGCGCTACCACGGGGAGAGTCCCCTCACTATCCGATTCCCGTTTCTTTCTTCAACAGCGTCAGTGTGTTGTCGGCTGTGACGATGGGCGAATGCTCGTACTCACCGGTCAACTCAACCTGTACGAGCAGATCCACCGCTCGCCAGATCGAGTACAGGAGACACGCGAACGCGAAGTAGAAGAACCGTAGGCCGAAATGCTTCGACGTGGTTGCGGCCATAAATCGCTTGATCGACTTGTACCCACTCTCGATCTCCCACCGATACCCATACTCGGTGAGGTGGCCACTCCTCCGATTCGTCATAAACACCGAATACTCAGTACTTCACAAAGCCGGTTAGTTAGAACGTCTGCTTGCTGAGGATGTGTACTCCAACAAGCAAGCAGACGGTGAGATTCACGAGGACCAACTTCTTAACTTTCTCGTCAACCGCCTTGACGAGGAAGTTCCAATCTCTTTAGCAAATAACGCTGAAATCGCTGCTGAGGACATCTATGAGGTCCTCGTCGGCGCTTGCGCCGACGGGACCTCTGTCTCTACGCTCTGTGCGTCGAGCCAGAATACACCCACTGCGAACACGATCCTCTACCATCTTCGGACGAAGTTCGAGCCGGAACGGCTCGAACGAGTCGCTAACACGCTCCTTCGGAAGGATATCGATGAACTGCTCCCCAAGCAGGTGGAGGTCTGCGCAGACCTCCACCTGCGACCCTACTACGGTGACAAAGCCGACACAGACGGTCTCTATCACTCGGTAGCGAAGCGTGGAACCACCGCGTTCCACGCCTACGCCACACTCTACGCGCGTGTGACGAACAAACGCTACACGCTGGCGGTGCGCCGTCTCGAAGACGGCGACACCGCCAGCAGCGTCCTCGCTGAGTTCCTCGGTATTCTCGACGGCCTTGACACCGAGATCAAGGCCGTCTACCTTGATCGCGGATTCTACGACAGCAAGTGCCTCACGCTGCTTCAGACGCACGACTACGCGTACGTGATCCCAATCATCCGGTGGGGTGAGACGATTCAGCAAGAGCTCTCGGAAGGGTGGAGTCGTGTCATTCAGCACGATCTGACAGGGAAACTCGACGGCCACAGCTGGACCGTC comes from the Halobacterium noricense genome and includes:
- a CDS encoding ISH3 family transposase, whose product is MYSNKQADGEIHEDQLLNFLVNRLDEEVPISLANNAEIAAEDIYEVLVGACADGTSVSTLCASSQNTPTANTILYHLRTKFEPERLERVANTLLRKDIDELLPKQVEVCADLHLRPYYGDKADTDGLYHSVAKRGTTAFHAYATLYARVTNKRYTLAVRRLEDGDTASSVLAEFLGILDGLDTEIKAVYLDRGFYDSKCLTLLQTHDYAYVIPIIRWGETIQQELSEGWSRVIQHDLTGKLDGHSWTVEFPVYIDCTYLNGKYDENGVARHGYAADAPFIDSPRDARYHYTKRFGIESSYRLFEQAIATTTTRDPTVRLLYVVVSLLLQNVWRYLHYEYVATPRRGGRRLWWWPYKEFVNMVRRAAWTALAVRRAVPANRPPDDRFHR